Below is a genomic region from Sphingomonas sp. KR3-1.
CATGAAGATCGCGCCGACTTCATCGGCGATCGCGCGGAACTTGGCGAAGTCGATCTGGCGCGGATAGGCCGAGCCGCCGGCGATGATCAGCTTGGGGCTATGCGCCTTGGCCTTGGCGAGGACATCGTCGAAGTCGATCAGGTGCGTTTCGGGGTCGACGCCGTACTGGACCGCGTTGAACCACTTGCCCGACATCGCGGCCTTGGCGCCGTGCGTCAGATGGCCGCCCGAATCGAGGCTGAGGCCCATGATCGTGTCACCCGGCTTCACGAGCGCGAGCATCACCGCGCCGTTGGCCTGCGCGCCCGAATGCGGCTGGACGTTGGCGAACTCGCAGCCGAACAGCTGCTTGGCGCGATCGATCGCCAGCTGCTCGACTTCGTCGGACGGATGGCAGCCCTGATAATAGCGCTTGCCGGGATAGCCCTCGGCGTACTTGTTGGTGAAGACCGAGCCCTGCGCCTGGAGCACCGCCTTGGATACGATGTTCTCGCTGGCGATCAGCTCGATCTGGTACTGCTCGCGCGTCAACTCGTGCTGGACGCCGGCGAAGACCGCGGGATCCGCCTCGGCAAGCGAGCGGGTGAAATAGCCATCGGGCTGGGCGCCAAGATTCACGGGGTTGGTGCTCATTCGGGGGCCCTTTCTGGATGGCTGAGCTTGTCGACCCGGCGCTGGTGGCGGTCGCCGAGAAACTCGGTTGCGAGAAACGTGGTGATGCAGGCCTTGGCCATCTCGATCCCGACGAGGCGGGCGCCGAGCGCGACGACATTCGCGTCGTTGTGCTGGCGCGCCAGGCTGGCCGAGAGCGGCTCGGAGACGAGCGCGCAGCGCACCGCGGGGTTGCGGTTGACCGCGATCGAGATGCCGATGCCCGAGCCGCACAGCGCGACGCCGCGCTCCGCCCTGCCCTCTTCGATCGCCTTGGCGAGGCGATAGCCGAAATCGGGATAGTCGACGCTCTCGGGCCCATTGGTGCCGAGATCGAGCACTTCGTGCCCTTCGTTACGCAACCATTCGGCGAGTTCTGCCTTCATGGCATAGGCCGCATGGTCCGAGGCGATTGCGATGGTGTGTGGCATATGCGCGCTCCCCTACGCCGCGAGGACGGTGCTGGCTAGACCGACTATTCGGAGAGAAACATGCGCAAGACGATTTTCGCCCTGCTTCCCGCCCTGGCCCTTGGCGTGGCCGCCTGCTCGCCGAGCGCCGAGAGCAATCTGAGCAATTCGATGGACCGGACCAGCGACTCGCTGGAGAATTCTATGAACGACATGGGCAACACGCTGGGCAACGCCGCGGACGATGCCGGCGACGCGCTCGACAACACCGCCAAGGATGTCGGCAACCGCGCCGAGCATGTCGGCAACGCGATCGACGAGGCGACCCGCTGATGCGCGCGCTCCTCCTGCTCGCCCCGGCGCTGATCCTCGCCGGCTGCAACGCCGCCGACAAGACTGCCGACGCCACCGCCAATGCGACCGAGATCGCGGGCAATGCCGCCGCGGCGGTGGGCGATTCGATCGCCAACGCGGTGAGCGAAGGCGCCAAGGACCTGAAGAAGGAAGTCGCCGGCAAGGCCGTGGACCGCGGCGACTGGGTCGGGCGCTGGAAGGGCGTGGAAGGCACCTATCTGAAGGTGTCGAAGGGCAAGGATGCCGGCACCTACAAGCTCGAGATGCAGTACACGCTCGACGACAAGGGCACTTTCGACGGCAAGGGCACGAACACCGGCATCGCCTTCACCCGCCCCGATGGCGACCACGTGCTGACGCCGAGCGACGGCGACGCGACGGGGCTGAAATGGCTCGCCGGCAAGAAGGACTGCCTGACGGTGAAGTCGGGCGAGGGCTATTGCCGGGACTAGGCTCTTCTCCCCTCCCTGCAAGCGAGGGTCGGGGCTGGGTTGCGACGCCGGCGAAGGCCGGGCGCCCAGCCAGCCGGTAGCCGAAAACAGAAAAGGCCGGGCATCGATGCCCGACCTTTTCTAACCCACCCCTAGCCCTTCCTTTGCAGGGAGGGGAATTTAGCGGGCCCGCAACCACCCCCGCGCCCTCGCCTCCGCGGCATAGGTGGCGCTGACCGGCACGCTGCCACCGCCGGCGAGCAGCAGGCGCCATTTGCGCCCTTCGCGCGCCGCCCCTTCCACCGCCGTGGCCGATACCCAGGCGCCGCGATGGACCTGCGCGCCGTCGATCCCGGCGACTTCCGCCAGCGCGTCGCCGAAGCGGTAATGGATCAGTTCGCTGCGGCCGTCGCGGCGGTGGACGCGGCAATAATGGTCCTCCGCCTCGATGGCGCTCAGGTCGCAGGCGGCGATGCGGGCGCGGGCGAGCAGGCCGGTCTCGGCGCGGACCGGGCGGAGACGGCGCAGCAGGGTCCAGGCGACCAGCGTGCAGACCGCGAAGATCGTCGCGCTGATCGCCACGGCGCGCGCCCAGACGTCGAGCGGCATCGCCGCCATCGCGACGCCGACGAGCCGGCCGCACAGCCAGATCTCGAGCGGCAGCGGCAGGTTGAGCGGGACCGTGCCGAGCAGCGCGACGCGCGGCCAGTCGCTCGGCTTGCGCACGCCCCAGGCAAAGAGCAGCTGCCATTTGAGCGCGTTCCAGCCCATCAGCAGCAGCCAGAAGGCGATGCGCTGGCCCAGCGGCAGCGCGCCGGTGTTGAACCCGCCGGTGACGGTCATCAGGGCGGCGGCGGCGAAGCAGGCGATCCACAGCAGCGGGAAGCCGGGGACCGGCCGATCGGGCAGTGCGCGTTTCGCGAAGGCCAAGGCGCGCTTCGCGAAACCGCGCTTGCCCGGGCGGCGGGCGGCAGGGCCTGTGCGGAGCGACCGGGCGGGCATGGCGGGGAGGCTGCCATGTAGAGCCCGGGATCACAACGGGAGTTCTGGATGCTGCGCATGACCAAAATGTACGTCACCCCCGCGAAAGCGGGGGCCCATCTCGTGCAGATGCCACGGGAAACACGGCGGTTGTGCGCGCGGATAGTCCAGGAGATGGGTCCCCGCTTTCGCGGGGATGACGTTCTGAGGCGGGCATGGCGTGCACTCGCCAGCGTCATCCTGCTGGCGTTTGCTGCTCCTTTAGTCGCCCACGCCCAAGCCGCCGACACCACCGCGCTCGCCGCGCAGGGCGAGGCGATGCACAAGCTCGACTGGATGCACGGCATCTGGCGCGGCGAGGCGCGTGTCCGCGCGGCGCAGGGCGAGCTGGTGGTCACGCATACCGAGCGCGCCGGCACGATGCTGGGCGGCACGGTGACCGTGGTCGAAGGCAAGTCCTATGGCGCGGACGGCACGGTGCCGTTCAATGCCTTTGCCGTGATCGCCTTCGATGCGCGGGCCGGGACGTACAGCATGCAGAGCTATGCCGGCGGCCGCGCGGGCAATTTCCCGATGACGGTCACCGACAGGGGC
It encodes:
- the rpiB gene encoding ribose 5-phosphate isomerase B; this encodes MPHTIAIASDHAAYAMKAELAEWLRNEGHEVLDLGTNGPESVDYPDFGYRLAKAIEEGRAERGVALCGSGIGISIAVNRNPAVRCALVSEPLSASLARQHNDANVVALGARLVGIEMAKACITTFLATEFLGDRHQRRVDKLSHPERAPE
- a CDS encoding LytTR family DNA-binding domain-containing protein; the encoded protein is MAFAKRALPDRPVPGFPLLWIACFAAAALMTVTGGFNTGALPLGQRIAFWLLLMGWNALKWQLLFAWGVRKPSDWPRVALLGTVPLNLPLPLEIWLCGRLVGVAMAAMPLDVWARAVAISATIFAVCTLVAWTLLRRLRPVRAETGLLARARIAACDLSAIEAEDHYCRVHRRDGRSELIHYRFGDALAEVAGIDGAQVHRGAWVSATAVEGAAREGRKWRLLLAGGGSVPVSATYAAEARARGWLRAR
- a CDS encoding DUF1579 domain-containing protein, producing the protein MGPRFRGDDVLRRAWRALASVILLAFAAPLVAHAQAADTTALAAQGEAMHKLDWMHGIWRGEARVRAAQGELVVTHTERAGTMLGGTVTVVEGKSYGADGTVPFNAFAVIAFDARAGTYSMQSYAGGRAGNFPMTVTDRGYAWEMPAGPGAKVQYSATFDGTTWTETGIFVAGGQPPRPFFKMALKRIGDTDWPAGGGVTRD